A window of Candidatus Eremiobacteraceae bacterium contains these coding sequences:
- the rpsL gene encoding 30S ribosomal protein S12: MPTIQQLVRKGRQDKVAKNKTPALKESPQRRGVCTRVYTTTPKKPNSALRKVARVRLTSQIEVTAYIPGVGHNLQEHSIVLVRGGRVRDLPGVRYKIIRGSLDTQGVRNRKQARSRYGAKKEKS; encoded by the coding sequence TTGCCCACGATCCAGCAGCTGGTCCGCAAGGGCCGCCAGGACAAGGTAGCGAAGAACAAGACGCCTGCGCTCAAGGAGAGCCCGCAGCGCCGTGGCGTTTGCACGCGTGTCTACACGACCACGCCGAAGAAGCCGAACTCGGCCCTGCGCAAGGTCGCCAGGGTCCGGCTCACCAGTCAGATCGAGGTCACCGCGTACATCCCCGGAGTCGGCCACAACCTGCAGGAGCACTCCATCGTGCTCGTGCGCGGTGGCCGGGTGCGGGATCTTCCCGGCGTCCGCTACAAGATCATCCGCGGGTCACTGGACACCCAGGGCGTGCGCAACCGTAAGCAAGCTCGGAGCCGGTACGGAGCGAAGAAGGAGAAGAGCTGA
- the rpsG gene encoding 30S ribosomal protein S7 has product MPRKGPATKRQLVTDPVYGSPLVTALANKVLKDGKRSLAEHIVYGALEGCRDKTGNDPVITLKRALDNVKPTLEVKSRRVGGATYQVPVEVRASRSTTLALRWIVAYSRQRREKTMTERLMNELLDASNGLGASVKRREDTHKMAESNKAFAHYRW; this is encoded by the coding sequence ATGCCTCGCAAGGGTCCCGCGACGAAGCGGCAGCTTGTCACCGATCCGGTCTACGGCTCGCCGCTGGTAACCGCGCTCGCCAACAAGGTCCTCAAGGACGGCAAGCGTTCGCTCGCCGAGCACATCGTGTACGGGGCACTGGAGGGCTGCCGGGACAAGACCGGCAACGACCCGGTGATCACCCTCAAGCGCGCGCTGGACAACGTCAAGCCGACGCTGGAGGTCAAGAGCCGCCGGGTCGGCGGCGCGACCTACCAGGTGCCGGTCGAGGTCCGTGCGTCCCGCAGCACCACGCTGGCGCTGCGGTGGATCGTCGCCTACTCGCGGCAGCGCCGGGAGAAGACGATGACCGAGCGGCTCATGAACGAGCTGCTGGACGCGAGCAATGGCCTCGGCGCGAGCGTCAAGCGCCGGGAGGACACACACAAGATGGCGGAGTCCAACAAGGCCTTCGCCCACTACCGCTGGTAA